In a single window of the Penaeus monodon isolate SGIC_2016 chromosome 3, NSTDA_Pmon_1, whole genome shotgun sequence genome:
- the LOC119597422 gene encoding stromelysin-3-like, translated as MGPLYVTFVCVALASLVAGVPVGIPFPRPSGDDPYAHRPHNEIAPDHVAPTLTPTATPKSTPRVGSTLHAVKFMQKFGYIPQGDEEADFLFSPGTLEASIKRMQKFGSIPQTGVIDNATIELMQTPRCGVPDVDADEIVKFRRPKRYIVGSEGWKKRELTYFLANWTPQLYSKENVQKELRRAFDAWSTYSHLDFKEVEAPDADIVIFFATYNHHDGYSFDGPSGILAHAYFPYEFGHYGGDVHFDESEKWTIKPKDEYAGLDFFTVAVHEIGHSLGLAHSPVADSIMFPYYKGYTPHFSLAYDDVMAMWELYIKRKLEGDDEYFNRTTTTTTTTPSPPTTDEDHQSDAANDGDDGEGDDVHRRDDERKRTDEEDFYEEDRKRREEEERRREEDRKRRREDEEEKRRWEEEVRRREEEARRREEEERWRWEHGEDEPVSTTERPPPPVPSLCDGDFDSMAVLRQELFIFKDTYIWRYDERGNLRDSYPSLVHNLFSGLPSYMKRVDAAYERPSDGNILFFIGKYYYVHNGDRLVEGSPLPLTSLGLPERLTKIDAAFYWPRAKKTYFFSRHEYFRYNEKTNTMDQGYPKNMAKWNGLPDNLDAVFTWKDGMSYFVKGKDYWKYDNVKIRPYKDYPQNAVEYWAGCSSSSSWAP; from the exons ATGGGACCTCTCTACGTCACGTTCGTGTGCGTGGCACTGGCGTCCCTCGTCGCCGGGGTGCCCGTGGGgatccctttccctcgcccctccGGTGACGACCCCTACGCCCACCGCCCACACAACGAAATCGCCCCGGACCACGTCGCCCCCACGCTGACGCCGACGGCGACGCCGAAATCGACGCCTAGGGTCGGCTCCACCCTGCACGCC GTCAAGTTCATGCAGAAGTTCGGCTACATTCCCCAAGGAGACGAAGAAGCAGATTTCCTCTTCTCACCCGGGACCCTCGAGGCGTCGATCAAGCGCATGCAGAAGTTCGGCAGCATCCCCCAGACGGGCGTCATCGACAACGCAACGATCGAG CTGATGCAGACTCCCCGTTGTGGCGTTCCTGACGTAGACGCAGACGAGATTGTGAAGTTCCGTCGTCCCAAGCGCTACATCGTGGGCTCTGAAGGCTGGAAAAAGAGAGAACTAACGTATTT CCTTGCCAACTGGACCCCTCAACTCTACTCCAAGGAAAATGTGCAGAAGGAACTCCGGCGCGCTTTCGATGCCTGGAGCACTTACTCGCACCTCGATTTCAAAGAAGTGGAGGCGCCAGATGCAGATATCGTTATTTTCTTTGCTACTTATAACCATCATGACGG GTACTCCTTCGACGGTCCGAGTGGAATTCTAGCTCACGCTTACTTCCCCTACGAGTTCGGCCACTACGGAGGCGACGTTCATTTCGACGAGAGTGAAAAATGGACCATTAAGCCGAAGGATGAGTATGctg GTCTGGACTTCTTCACCGTCGCCGTCCACGAAATCGGCCACTCTCTCGGCCTTGCACACTCGCCCGTCGCCGACTCCATCATGTTCCCTTATTACAAAGGCTACACCCCCCATTTCTCCCTGGCTTACGATGACGTCATGGCCATGTGGGAACTCTATA TAAAGAGGAAGCTGGAGGGAGACGACGAGTACTTCAACAGGACGACCACCACGACGAccaccacaccctccccccccacgacGGACGAAGACCATCAGTCAGACGCAgcaaatgatggtgatgacggcg AGGGAGATGACGTGCACAGGCGGGACGACGAACGCAAGAGGACCGACGAGGAGGACTTTTACGAGGAAGACCGCAAGAGacgcgaagaggaggagaggcgcagggaggaggacaggaagaggcgcagggaggatgaagaggagaagaggcgcTGGGAAGAGGAAgtcaggaggagggaggaagaggcgaggaggagggaggaggaggagcgatggAGATGGGAGCACGGAGAGGACGAACCCGTGTCGACGACGGAGAGGCCCCCGCCACCCGTCCCCAGCCTTTGCGACGGGGACTTCGACTCCATGGCGGTCCTCAGGCAGGAGCTCTTTATATTCAAGGACACA TACATCTGGCGTTACGACGAGCGCGGAAATCTACGGGACAGCTACCCGTCTTTGGTCCACAACCTCTTCTCCGGTCTGCCGTCGTATATGAAGAGGGTGGATGCCGCTTACGAGAGACCTTCCGATGGCAACATTCTCTTCTTTATAG GAAAGTACTATTACGTGCACAACGGCGATAGGCTGGTGGAGGGGTCGCCGCTGCCCCTTACGTCCTTGGGCTTGCCGGAGCGCCTGACGAAGATCGACGCCGCCTTCTACTGGCCTCGCGCGAAGAAGACCTACTTCTTCAG CCGCCACGAATATTTCCGGTACAACGAGAAGACGAACACTATGGACCAAGGCTATCCGAAAAACATGGCCAAGTGGAATGGCCTGCCCGATAACCTGGACGCCGTTTTCACCTGGAAGGACG GTATGTCGTACTTCGTGAAAGGGAAAGACTACTGGAAATACGACAACGTGAAAATCCGTCCGTACAAAGACTACCCTCAGAATGCCGTGGAGTACTGGGCGGGGtgttccagctcctcctcctgggCGCCATAG